From Phycodurus eques isolate BA_2022a chromosome 13, UOR_Pequ_1.1, whole genome shotgun sequence, a single genomic window includes:
- the xkr4 gene encoding XK-related protein 4, which produces MAAKSDGVLKTKKSDVAFTPLQNSEHCGSAQGLHPGCRPDSACTGDGDFANGESRCCAKSARVRSGEEPQKYSAWDCLWIVAAVAVYAADVGTDVWLSVDYYLHRDYWWFGLTLVFVVLGSFSVQLFSFRWFVHDSGAESAADAKKLLSGSASHGDVNAPHPPTAAMGSRARKRSASSSSFSFCVCFCQSLIHILQLGQIWRYLHTIYLGIRSRRSAEKDRWRYRWRMIYEFADVSMLHLLATFLESAPQLVLQLCIIIQTHKLQAAQGMTAAASLVSLAWALASYQKALRESRDDKKPVTYLAVIIQFCWHFFTIAARVITFALFASVFQLYFGIFIVLHWCTMTFWIVHCETDFCISKWEEIVFDMVVGIIYIFSWFNVKEGRTRCRLFIYYLVILVENAALSALWYIYRSPHPTDSFAVPALCVIFSSFLTGVVFLLMYYAFFHPNGPRFGQSPSCQRLDLDAAAQFSTLPSEVGGDSLRSNRGAAATLERDAAKYIERDGCVPVFQVRPTAPSTPSSRAPRLDETVVKIDLCRNRYPAWERHVLDRSIRKAVLAIDCSLTPPRLQYKDDALVQERLEYETTL; this is translated from the exons ATGGCTGCTAAATCGGACGGGGTCCTGAAAACGAAGAAGAGCGACGTGGCCTTCACCCCCCTGCAGAACTCGGAGCACTGCGGCTCGGCGCAAGGGCTGCACCCGGGCTGCCGGCCCGACTCCGCGTGCACCGGCGACGGGGACTTCGCCAACGGAGAGTCGCGATGCTGCGCCAAGTCGGCGCGCGTCCGCTCGGGCGAGGAGCCGCAGAAGTACTCGGCGTGGGACTGCCTGTGGATCGTCGCCGCAGTGGCCGTGTACGCGGCCGACGTGGGCACCGACGTGTGGCTGTCGGTCGACTACTACCTGCACCGGGACTACTGGTGGTTCGGCCTGACGCTCGTCTTCGTCGTGCTGGGCTCCTTCTCGGTGCAGCTCTTCAGCTTCCGATGGTTCGTTCACGACTCGGGCGCGGAATCCGCCGCGGACGCCAAGAAGCTGCTGAGCGGCTCGGCCTCGCACGGCGACGTGAACGCTCCGCATCCCCCGACCGCCGCGATGGGCAGCCGCGCTCGGAAACGctcggcctcctcctcctccttctccttctgcGTGTGCTTCTGTCAGTCCCTCATCCACATCCTCCAGCTGGGCCAGATATGGAG GTACCTCCATACGATTTATCTGGGCATTCGGAGTCGTCGGAGCGCTGAGAAGGACCGGTGGCGCTACCGCTGGAGGATGATCTATGAGTTTGCGGACGTCAGCATGCTGCACCTGCTGGCCACCTTTCTCGAGAGCGCGCCACAGTTGGTGCTGCAATTGTGCATCATCATACAGACGCACAAACTTCAGGCTGCGCAAG GTATGACGGCAGCAGCCTCCCTCGTCTCCTTGGCCTGGGCCCTGGCCTCCTATCAGAAGGCCCTGCGGGAGTCTCGGGATGATAAGAAACCCGTCACCTACCTAGCTGTGATCATTCAATTCTGCTGGCACTTCTTCACTATCGCAGCGAGGGTCATCACCTTTGCCCTGTTTGCATCGGTGTTCCAACTCTACTTTGGCATCTTCATCGTGCTACACTGGTGCACCATGACCTTTTGGATTGTCCACTGCGAGACGGACTTCTGCATCAGCAAGTGGGAAGAAATTGTGTTCGACATGGTGGTGGGCATTATTTACATCTTTTCCTGGTTCAACGTGAAGGAGGGACGGACAAG GTGTCGTCTTTTTATCTACTACCTGGTAATACTGGTGGAGAATGCAGCTCTCAGTGCGTTGTGGTACATCTACCGCTCACCTCACCCCACCGACTCCTTTGCTGTGCCAGCACTCTGCGTCATCTTCAGTAGCTTCCTCACAGGGGTGGTTTTCTTGCTCATGTACTATGCTTTTTTCCATCCGAACGGGCCACGTTTTGGACAGTCGCCAAGCTGCCAGCGCCTCGACCTGGACGCCGCTGCTCAATTCTCAACGCTACCGTCGGAGGTCGGCGGCGATTCCCTGCGCTCCAACCGGGGAGCCGCGGCGACGCTGGAACGCGACGCTGCAAAATACATAGAAAGGGACGGCTGCGTGCCGGTGTTTCAGGTGCGACCCACCGCGCCGTCCACGCCGTCGTCTCGTGCTCCGCGTCTCGACGAGACCGTCGTCAAGATCGATCTTTGTAGGAACCGCTACCCGGCCTGGGAGCGCCACGTCCTCGACCGTAGTATACGGAAGGCCGTTCTGGCCATAGACTGCTCCCTGACTCCTCCGCGGCTGCAGTATAAAGATGATGCCCTGGTACAAGAAAGATTGGAGTATGAAACGACATTATAG
- the tmem68 gene encoding transmembrane protein 68 isoform X3 gives MADAGNQSCRMLAEDTFSFLRKNQLREAYCNNLWDGARKTLATLWDGHGSIWHGYEIHGMDKIPDKGAALIVYYHGAIPIDYYYFLANVIIQKGRTCHSVADHFLFKIPGFKLLLEVFSVMHGPQEECVQALKNGHLLGISPGGVREALFSDETYPLLWGKRKGFAQVAIDSKVAIIPMFTQNVREGFRSLGTLRFFRWLYETFRLPIAPVYGGFPVKFRTFLGDPIPYDPNITASELAEKVNQAVQSLIDKHQQIPGNVLRALLERFHTKYKAE, from the exons ATGGCAGATGCTGGGAACCAGTCATGTCGGATGCTGGCAGAGGACACCTTCAGCTTCTTG AGGAAGAACCAGTTGAGGGAGGCATATTGCAACAACCTTTGGGACGGCGCCAGAAAGACTCTGGCAACTCTATGGGATGGACATGGATCGATATGGCACG GCTATGAGATCCATGGGATGGACAAGATCCCTGACAAAGGAGCAGCACTGATAGTGTACTATCACGGAGCCATTCCCATAGATTACTACTACTTCTTAGCCAATGTCATTATCCAGAAAGGACGAACCTGTCACTCTGTTGCTGACCACTTCCTTTTCAAAATACCAG GTTTCAAGTTACTGTTGGAAGTGTTCAGTGTGATGCATGGTCCCCAGGAAGAGTGTGTACAGGCACTGAAGAATGGCCACCTGTTGGGGATCTCTCCTGGAGGCGTGAGGGAGGCTTTGTTCAGTGATGAGACATATCCTCTTCTTTGGGGCAAACGTAAAGGCTTTGCCCAGGTTGCCATCGACTCTAAGGTG GCCATTATTCCAATGTTTACTCAAAATGTCCGAGAAGGCTTCAGATCTTTGGGAACACTGA GATTTTTCCGTTGGCTATATGAGACATTTCGTCTTCCTATAGCTCCTGTTTATGGCGGATTCCCAGTGAAGTTCCGGACATTCCTCGGCGATCCAATTCCCTATGACCCGAACATAACAGCTTCGGAGCTGGCAGAAAAG GTGAACCAGGCCGTCCAGTCCCTCATCGACAAGCACCAGCAGATCCCAGGCAACGttctgagagctcttttggAGAGATTCCACACTAAATATAAAGCGGAATAG
- the tmem68 gene encoding transmembrane protein 68 isoform X2: protein MADAGNQSCRMLAEDTFSFLVCVFHAWEEWVGLGQVEDYLSFLEYLLWVFTPLAIVFILPFLIVILLYLSILFLHVYKRKNQLREAYCNNLWDGARKTLATLWDGHGSIWHGYEIHGMDKIPDKGAALIVYYHGAIPIDYYYFLANVIIQKGRTCHSVADHFLFKIPGFKLLLEVFSVMHGPQEECVQALKNGHLLGISPGGVREALFSDETYPLLWGKRKGFAQVAIDSKVAIIPMFTQNVREGFRSLGTLTPVYGGFPVKFRTFLGDPIPYDPNITASELAEKVNQAVQSLIDKHQQIPGNVLRALLERFHTKYKAE from the exons ATGGCAGATGCTGGGAACCAGTCATGTCGGATGCTGGCAGAGGACACCTTCAGCTTCTTG GTGTGCGTCTTTCATGCCTGGGAGGAATGGGTGGGCCTCGGTCAGGTGGAGGACTACCTGAGTTTTTTGGAATACTTATTGTGGGTCTTCACCCCTCTAGCAATTGTCTTTATCCTGCCTTTTCTCATCGTCATCCTCCTTTACCTCTCGATACTTTTTCTTCATGTCTACAAG AGGAAGAACCAGTTGAGGGAGGCATATTGCAACAACCTTTGGGACGGCGCCAGAAAGACTCTGGCAACTCTATGGGATGGACATGGATCGATATGGCACG GCTATGAGATCCATGGGATGGACAAGATCCCTGACAAAGGAGCAGCACTGATAGTGTACTATCACGGAGCCATTCCCATAGATTACTACTACTTCTTAGCCAATGTCATTATCCAGAAAGGACGAACCTGTCACTCTGTTGCTGACCACTTCCTTTTCAAAATACCAG GTTTCAAGTTACTGTTGGAAGTGTTCAGTGTGATGCATGGTCCCCAGGAAGAGTGTGTACAGGCACTGAAGAATGGCCACCTGTTGGGGATCTCTCCTGGAGGCGTGAGGGAGGCTTTGTTCAGTGATGAGACATATCCTCTTCTTTGGGGCAAACGTAAAGGCTTTGCCCAGGTTGCCATCGACTCTAAGGTG GCCATTATTCCAATGTTTACTCAAAATGTCCGAGAAGGCTTCAGATCTTTGGGAACACTGA CTCCTGTTTATGGCGGATTCCCAGTGAAGTTCCGGACATTCCTCGGCGATCCAATTCCCTATGACCCGAACATAACAGCTTCGGAGCTGGCAGAAAAG GTGAACCAGGCCGTCCAGTCCCTCATCGACAAGCACCAGCAGATCCCAGGCAACGttctgagagctcttttggAGAGATTCCACACTAAATATAAAGCGGAATAG
- the tmem68 gene encoding transmembrane protein 68 isoform X1 produces the protein MADAGNQSCRMLAEDTFSFLVCVFHAWEEWVGLGQVEDYLSFLEYLLWVFTPLAIVFILPFLIVILLYLSILFLHVYKRKNQLREAYCNNLWDGARKTLATLWDGHGSIWHGYEIHGMDKIPDKGAALIVYYHGAIPIDYYYFLANVIIQKGRTCHSVADHFLFKIPGFKLLLEVFSVMHGPQEECVQALKNGHLLGISPGGVREALFSDETYPLLWGKRKGFAQVAIDSKVAIIPMFTQNVREGFRSLGTLRFFRWLYETFRLPIAPVYGGFPVKFRTFLGDPIPYDPNITASELAEKVNQAVQSLIDKHQQIPGNVLRALLERFHTKYKAE, from the exons ATGGCAGATGCTGGGAACCAGTCATGTCGGATGCTGGCAGAGGACACCTTCAGCTTCTTG GTGTGCGTCTTTCATGCCTGGGAGGAATGGGTGGGCCTCGGTCAGGTGGAGGACTACCTGAGTTTTTTGGAATACTTATTGTGGGTCTTCACCCCTCTAGCAATTGTCTTTATCCTGCCTTTTCTCATCGTCATCCTCCTTTACCTCTCGATACTTTTTCTTCATGTCTACAAG AGGAAGAACCAGTTGAGGGAGGCATATTGCAACAACCTTTGGGACGGCGCCAGAAAGACTCTGGCAACTCTATGGGATGGACATGGATCGATATGGCACG GCTATGAGATCCATGGGATGGACAAGATCCCTGACAAAGGAGCAGCACTGATAGTGTACTATCACGGAGCCATTCCCATAGATTACTACTACTTCTTAGCCAATGTCATTATCCAGAAAGGACGAACCTGTCACTCTGTTGCTGACCACTTCCTTTTCAAAATACCAG GTTTCAAGTTACTGTTGGAAGTGTTCAGTGTGATGCATGGTCCCCAGGAAGAGTGTGTACAGGCACTGAAGAATGGCCACCTGTTGGGGATCTCTCCTGGAGGCGTGAGGGAGGCTTTGTTCAGTGATGAGACATATCCTCTTCTTTGGGGCAAACGTAAAGGCTTTGCCCAGGTTGCCATCGACTCTAAGGTG GCCATTATTCCAATGTTTACTCAAAATGTCCGAGAAGGCTTCAGATCTTTGGGAACACTGA GATTTTTCCGTTGGCTATATGAGACATTTCGTCTTCCTATAGCTCCTGTTTATGGCGGATTCCCAGTGAAGTTCCGGACATTCCTCGGCGATCCAATTCCCTATGACCCGAACATAACAGCTTCGGAGCTGGCAGAAAAG GTGAACCAGGCCGTCCAGTCCCTCATCGACAAGCACCAGCAGATCCCAGGCAACGttctgagagctcttttggAGAGATTCCACACTAAATATAAAGCGGAATAG